The sequence below is a genomic window from Citricoccus muralis.
TTCACGGTGAGGCTGCGAACCTCGGGCATCGAGGTCTTGAAGGTGGTGGGGTAGCCGAAATCGGTGAAGTCCAGCACCTTCTGCGCCCCGGCGTCGTGGTAGTGCATGGGATCATTACCGGCCCCGGTCCCGGTGATCTTGCCCGCGGCGACCCGACGGTCCGAGGCGGTAAGACCGTTCACCAGGCAGGCGGCCGCCGTGGACTTCCCGGAGTTCATCGAGGTACCCAGCACCGCGATCACCTTGGGCCGCGAGACGCGCAGGCGCTCCAGTGCGGCGGCGTCGTCGAAGTGCAATGGGGCTGAACGCGCCACGTTGACCACACCGTGCTCATCGGCCAGCAGACCCAGCGGCTCGATCAGCGTGGGCTCTTCCATATCGGCGTGGGATTCGGTGACCAGTCCGGCAATTCCACCGGCGGCGACCAGGTGGCAGGGCTGCAGCGAGTCCGGCACGTGTGCCAGGAACTGGTCGGCGGCGTAGCGGTGACCGTAGGCCAGCATGATGATCGAGTTCTCGAATAGGATGGCTTTACGCGACTCCATGGTTTCCACGCGCTTGTGGTTACCGATCTCGACCACGCGGGCCACCACGACGTCGCCGGTCATCGGCCGCATCCCATTGCCGGAGAGCAGATGGAAGGCATCGGGGCGGGCTGCCAGATCAGCCGCGGCGAAGCGGGTGGTGTAGGAACCCTGGACCCGGGCCGGCACGGGATGGCGGACGATCGACAGCTGGTTCAGCGGGGAAGCCGAGCGGAGCAATTCCTCGGCGCTCAGCGGGGCGGGGAGGGAAGCGATGGAGGAAGTCAGAGAAGCAGTCATGGCGGGTCCTTTCGGGTCAGACCGAGGGGTGCGGTGTCAAGAAGTAGAAGACCACGTCAAGATGACGAGCCCGTGAGATGTGCATGAGAATCCGATGAGGGCAGGTCCCACGGGAAGAACGACAGGTACGCCACCCCTGAGGTGTTGTAGGAAAATTTGATGCCCATCATCCGGCGAATGCCCCAGTGCATTCCCCAGGCGCCGACGGCAAAAAGTTGCCCCAGGCGAGGGTGCGCCAGCGCCGCGGGGGCCCCGAGTTCCACGGCCAGGGATACCGCCGCAAGCACTCCAAACGGGGTACCCGAGGACTCCAAATGCCGTGCGGTTTCCGGGGGAGTGGAACCGAAGACTTCTTTGCGGAGCGCATCGGCGGCAATCTGATCCCGCAGCGTATCTCCGGACGCCCACTTCCAACCGCGGGGGGAGCGGACCTTGGCCACGCCCGAAATGAGGTAGATCGCACAGGTTGCCACATTCATGGCTGGCGCCACCGCACCGTAGGAGCGTCCGCTGCGTTCGGGCAGTAGTTCGCCGTCGCGCAGCAGGGAATCCACCGAGAGCGAATCCGCCGAACGGGTCACGCCTAGCACGCTCTGATGCAGCAGCATCATGTTGTCGTGATGGAAGATCATGCCCCAGGAGTTGCGGTAGGTCAGGGTCCACCACTGCAGGGCGGCGTTGGCGGGGCCGGTGATGCGGTGGGCCACCCCGGCCGTCGCAAGCACATTAGTGACCAGCGACAGATCCAACACGGCATCGGCAACGCGCGGAGGCAACGGGCGTTTCAACACGGAGACGACGCCGACCGGTTTGAAACGCTTCGGGTCCTGGCGGTGCAGGCTTCGGAACATTTTCCGACGGCGCACCTGCTGGGCCACCGAGTAGGCGCCCACGCCCACACGCAGCACCGCCGGACGCGAGGCATCGGCGATGGGTCGCAACAGAGAAATCATGGTGTTCAGCATCAGCGGTCCTTCATCGAGGTATCGGAATCGGGGCGAGCGAGTATGCCGGGGGAGCACAGCGTGGCCGTGCCTCCGGGGGCACAGCGTGCGTGGACGTTCTCGGCGAAGGGACGGCGGTCACCGGCGAAATAATCGGAGAAGATGAAGCGGCTGCGCACCACCAGAACCTCGGAAATCTCCTCCGGGTTGCAGTAGCGGTGCAGCGCATCCGCGTAGTTCTGGGCGACCGTGTCGGCATGGCCTTGACGTACCGCGCGAGCCACCTGCTTGCGTACCTGGTTCAGGCCACCGGTGCCGTAGAGCCGGTAGGAGAGGTTAATGCGCTCGCCGTCGGCCGTCTCACCCACCACATGGGGGACGACGATGCGCCCGGCTCGATCGGCCGAGAACATCGGATAGGTGGAGATCGGAAATGAATCGTGCTTGATTTTGTCGCGCTGGACCTTCTTCTGCGGACCCACGTAGTGGCGCAGCGGCGATAGCAGTGCGGCGGCGAACGCGGCGGTGGCCAATAGTCCCGCCACATCCGAACGCTGTGGAGCGGTGGATGCAGCGGGGCCCGGTGGAGGCGTGAGGAACGGTGTCATGAGGCTCGGCTTCCGGTGGTGAGTGGACCGACGGCGTCCCAGCGCCGTCAGGCTAATGTGCACATCCTGACCCTGACGGATGAGAAACATGTGAACATCAGATGAGATGGTGGTGAGAAGAACCGGGGGAGTGGCGTTGATGTGAACTACGCGGGGCGCTGGGGCCGGTGATACTTTTGTAGGCGACAAGACCACCGTCCGAGATGTTAAAGAGGTAGTTCCGAATGGCAAATCCCGGTACTCATGCGGCCGCTGACGCATCAGCGCAGCACTCGTCGCAGCGCGGACGCGTGCGTGTGACGGATCAGACGCGGTCCAGCTCCATGCTCGATCTGACCGCCACGGGCCTGCGACTGGTGCCGAAACAGCTTAAGGACGAGTCCGCGCTGGCCGTCAACCACATCAAGTCCAAGGGCATGGGTCTCGGCGTCGGCATCGGCCTGGCCGTGCTGGGGCTGTTCCTGCTGGCTATCGTGCTGATCGCGCTGGTCGTGGCCCTCATCGGTGCGTTCGCCGACACCGGAAACCTCTGGTTCTGGTCGCTGATGGTCGCCGCTGGCGCTCTGGTGATCAGCCTGATCTTCATCGGCATTGGAGCACTCATCCTCAAGGGCCAGATGCCGCTGGTGCCCCAGGAGACTATCCGCGGATTTAAGCATGACCTGGGCTACCTCGCCGAGGGCAACGCCTTCGACCCGGTGGAATTCGACCGCCTCGAGGCCGAGAAGGCCGAGCGCAAGAAGCAGGAGAAGCTGCGCGAGAAGGAACTCACCAAGCAGGCCCGCAAGGAAGAGAAGGCCGCCCGTAAGCGCGGTGAGGCGCCCACCACGGTGGCCTCCATCAAGCCTTCTTCCGAGGAACTGCGCCACCGCGCTGAACTGCGCCGTCGTCACTTGGGTGATATCCGCTCGGGCCTTGAAGAGAAGACAGACGTCAAGGCCCAGTTCGCTGCCTTCACTGCGGCCGCTACCGGTCGTCGTCGAGAGGACGCCGGCACCTCGCCGGTCTCGCCCTACACCGGGGCGGTTCGCGCCGGTGAAAAGGTGGGCGACGCCAGCGACTACGTGAAGGACCGTTGGCAGCCGATCGCACTGCTCGGAGCGTCGTCCACCGCCCTGGCGGTATTCTTGAAGAAGCTCACAGACAAGAAGTGAGTCGCCGCCCGCTCGTCGACTCACACCACCCCTCGGGAGTGACGGGATGAAGCTGATTGGCGCCGGCACCAGAACCGATATCGACTACCGGGTATCGGACCGATGGCTCACCGCGCCGAACATCATCACCCTGGTGCGGTTCTGTCTGGTTCCGCTCTTCGTCTGGCAGACCTTCACCGGTCAGTACCTGGGAGCCTTCATTACCCTGGCGGTATTGTTCAGCACCGACTGGGTGGACGGCTACGTCGCACGCCGGTTCAACCAGATTTCGACGGTCGGGAAATGGCTGGACCCGCTAGCCGACCGGATTTCGATTGTCGTCGTCGCCATCACCGTGGTGATCACCGGGGTGGCCCCCAGCTGGTTGGTTCTCACCCTGCTCATCCCGGATCTACTGCTCTTCGTGCTCAACGCCGTACTTTTCCTCGGTTCTCCGGAGCTGGAAGTCACTGCGCTGGGGAAGATCCGCACCGCGATGCTCATGGCCGGAATCCCTTTCCTGCTCTTGGCCCAGGTAGCGGACATGGATTCCACGTTCTGGCATGTGGTGGCCTATGTCTTCTTGATCCCGGGCTGCCTTGGGCACTGGGGTGCTGCGATCGACTACACGCTCCGCTCGTTGCGCAAGCACCGTGAGCTCCGCGCCGCCGGAATTAACCCGCGCGAACGACAGGCCTGGACCTTTAAACATCAGCAGGGCCGACCTGAAAACAGCATCGCCGCAGAAACCGGAGCATCATGATCATTTGGGCCGTGGTGGCCGCACTGCTTGGAGCGGTGTGCCTGGCGGTTGGCTCGGAACGACAATCATCGGGAGTTCGTAAATACGCCGGGGTGACGGTGCTGCGCCCCTTGGATTACTTCAAGCTGGTGCGACAGGGGCGCTGGCTGGTCGGTGGGTTGCTGTTGTTGCTGGGCATCGCGCTCAACGTTTATGCCTTGGCCACCGCGCCCCTGACGGTCGTGCAACCCATCGGCGCGGTCGCGGTGGTGATCACCACCGTGCTGCACGCTCGAATTGCTGCCCTGAAGTTGAACCGGTCCACCATCATTGCCATCGCCTGCTGTGTGGGTGGCTCGGCAGGGTTCGTCGCTCTCGCGATTGTGGCGACCCGGGAGAATCACCGCCCCCTCATGGACCAGGAGAACCTGACGAATTGGATCGCCATCGCAGTCATTTTCGTGTTCGCGATCACGGCGGCGATTCTTCGGTCTCACCCCTCGGCCTTCCTCTACATCATGGGCGCAGGTGTGCTGTTCGCCTTCGTCGCCGTCTCCACCCGATTGGCCATTCTGCACGTGCTCGATCGGGACGCCGGCGGATTCATGGGCATCCCGTGGCTACAGCTGGCGGTGCTGGTTACTGCCGCATTACTGGGTAGCTACTTCGTGCAGCGGGCGCATCAGCATGGTCCACCCGATCTGGTGGTAGCGGGTCTCACCGTGGTGGACCCGCTGGTCGCCGTCGTCATCGGAATCTTCGTGCTCGGCGAGTTGCAAGATGGGGTATCTCTCTTCGTGTTGGCTGGAATGGTCGTGGCTGCTGCCGTAGCATCGGGGGGAGTTCTGGTGTTGGCCAGGGACCACCCCGATGTGATCAAGCGCAAGGTCGAGTGGGACCAAGCGGCTCAACCCGAATCCCCGAAACAAACCGCGCCCTAGCTCGAGAAGGAGCAGCTCGACGTGACCGACGCTGACCGCGCACCCTTGAAGGTACTGATCGCGGCGGACACTTATCCTCCGCATGTCAACGGCGCGGCAACGTTCTGTCATCGGCTGGCCACCGCGTTGCACGCGCGCGGACATGAAGTCCACGTGGTCGCCCCCCGCAATGAATCCGGTCCGAACACGGTCGAGCACACCGATGTGGCCACGGTGCACCGGGTGCGGTCCGTACCTGCCCCCACGCACGAGTATTACCGACTGGTGAGTAAACGCGGCGCAGCCCGTGCCATCGGGCGGATTCTGGACGAAGTTCAACTCGATGTGGTGCACGTGCAGTGTCACTATATGATCGGCGAAGCTGCTATCAAACAAGCCACGAAGCGTCGTGTTCGCGTCATTTCGACCAACCACTTCATGCCGGAAAACCTTGAGCCGTTCTTGCCGTTTCCGCAGTGGTTCCTCAATATCGTCTCCCGCAGTTCTTGGCGCGACATGGGACGGCTCATGGGCCAGACCGCCGTGGTGACCACTCCCACCAAACTGGCCGCACGTACCATGATGGAAAACGCGGGGCTAGAGGATGTCCTGGCGGTGTCCAACGGCATTGATTCAGCAAAGTACGAACTGAAACCAGAGGAGAAGCTGATCAAGCATCAGCAGCCCACCGTATTGTTCGTCGGCCGGCTGGCGGTCGAGAAAAACATCGACGTCTTGTTGCGCGCTCTTCCGCTCACTGATCCTGATCTGCAGGTTCGTGCCGAAATCGTCGGCGACGGCGAACAGCGGGACGCCTTGCGCTCCCTTGCCGAGGAACTGGGTATCACCGACCGAGTCGCTTTCCGCGGCCACGTGACGGAAGCTGAGCTGCGTGAGGCGTACCTGTGCGCCGACGTGTTCTGTCAGCCCGGTACCGCCGAGTTGCAGTCGTTGGTGAGCTTGGAAGCAATGAGCGCCTCGAAGCCGGTGGTTCTTGCCGACGCGTTGGCCCTGCCACACCTGGTCGACAACGGCGAAAACGGGTACCTGTTCACCCCCGGCGACTCCGCAGATCTGGCACAGAAGCTGGAAGCGGTGCTCGGCGCCGACCCGGCTGTCCGTCAGTCCATGGGGGAGAAATCCCACGAGAAAGTACAGCAGCACGCAGAATCGAAAACCATCGACATCTTCGAGCGCATTTACCGTGGAGCTTCCGCCAATGAAATCCGCGCGTTGAACTGACAGTATGATGGACGGGTTGCCGTTTCGACGGCAGCGCAGGGGGCGTTAGCTCAGTTGGTCAGAGCAGAGGACTCATAATCCTTGGGTCGCGGGTTCAAGTCCCGCACGCCCTACCGCATGAATACAAGGGAGTCGCCTCATCAGAGGTGGCTCCCTTGGTGGTTTACCTGGAACGAAACCTGGAACAGGGTGAGGCAGATAGAGTTCTCGATGGAACCACCCGTGCTGGAGGAGAGGAGCCCGGTCCGTGATTCAGGGTCGATCGTTGCGACTATTCATGGATGCCCGATACACGCGAACGGACTTCCATGATGGAATTTCCCGGTACGGTGCCTCCCTCATCGAAGCCACTGCGAGGCGGGCCGATGTCACGATGATCATCCACGACGAGGCACAGTTGCCGATGCTTCCGGCCGGCGTGCCCTGGGTCAAAGTCTCTGCCCCGACCTCGGCCCGTGAGCCCATGGTCGCTCAGCAGTTAAACGCTTTTTCCCCCGATGTGGTTTTCTCCCCGATGCAGACCATGGGATCGGCCGGTCGACGCTTCGGCCTCATTCTGACTCTGCACGACCTGATCTACTACCAGCACCGCACCCCACCTCGAGACTTGCCCCTGCCGGTGCGTGGACTCTGGCGGCTCTACCACTTGGCATACTGGCCACAGCGGCTGCTATTGGACCGGGCCGACGACGTTGTTACCGTCTCCCGCACGACCCAGCGACTGATGCGACATCACCGTCTCACCCGTAGGCCGATCACCGTGGTCTCCAACGCGCCCCAGCCCACCGCCGAGCCACGCGAGCCCGACCGAACACCTGAGAAGTCACTGGTCTACATGGGCTCCTTCATGGATTACAAAAACGTGGAGTCTCTGATCGCAGCCATGCCGCACCTGTCCGGCTACCGGCTTCATCTCCTCTCCAGGATCACAGCGAATCGTGAATCTGAGCTCTTGGAACTGGCGGATGAGCTGGGTGTTGCCTCGGATGCGTTGGTGTTCCACCGCGGTACCAGCGAAGAAGAGTACCGGGACTTACTCCGTTCCTGCACCGCACTGGTCACGATGTCGCGTGCCGAAGGATTCGGGCTGCCGTTGGCCGAAGCGATGGCCGAAGGGACCCCGGTGATCGTCTCCGATCTCGAAATTTTCCGGGAGATCGGTGGCGAAGCCGGAGCAGCTCAATTCATCGAACTGGAAGAGCAACGTCAAGCCGGAGAAAAACTGGCCGCGGCGGTGCGACGCTGGGAAGATCCCACGGCCTTTGCCGATGCATCTCGGGCCGCTGTCGAACAGGCCTCCCTGTTTACGTGGGAGCGATCGGCCGAAGAACTACTGCGAGTCGCCGAATCTGTGGCGGCTCGTCGTTCACTCCGTCCACGCCGCCAATCCAACTGACGAGCACTTCACTTCGACGAGCCAGCTACTACCGGAACGGAGACCCCTGCAGCGGCCACAACACCGACGGTCCCGACCAGCCCAACAGCAGTCCAGGGTCGATGTAGCGATCACGCACGGTCGACCCGATTGTCCAACCGTCTGGGATGCGCACGCCCCAGTGCACGCACGACATCTCGCAGTGCTGTTCGCCGCTCAGCGAGCCGAGGACCTGTCCCCGCCGGACGACATCCCCGAAGCTTAACTCAGTAGCCACTGGCTCAAACGAGGACAACATCCCGTTGTCGTGCTCGATGGTCAACACCGGGCGATCGACCACCGTGCCCACAAAACGGACCGTACCACCGTCGGGTGCCACCACCTCCGAAGACGCGGACAGGTCGATTCCGCGATGGCCAGCACCCCACGGAGTCGATGGCCCGTGGAACTCGCGCACGACCGATGACGCGTTCGCCCCTTCTACGGGCGGCGTCCAGTTTGCGCCAGCGGTGCTTGTTGCTGGCACTGCATGACGAGCAGAAGTGATCGCATGACCGTGAGCGTCGAAGGCAGTCAGCGTGCCACACGCCAGTACGAGGGCAGTAACGGCGATCACCCATGTACCGTGAAATGTGGTGCGTGGTGATTCTAGTGGGGGAGCAGTCATAGTGACATCGTGATTCCCGATCCACGTCAGTGCCGCCGAGCAATCCGGCACATGTGGAAATGGGACGACTGGGACGGTCGTCGCAAGGGTTGTGGAGGAGACAGAGCCGTTCAAGACGGAGGCCAAGATGGGGTATGCTGGTGCGAGCAGCTCTGTGTCCAATCGTCGTGCCTCGGCGCGAAGAAACCATGGAGCTGACTACGCGCACAGCAAGTGAAGGGCAAACGCTCTTCGACGTGCGGCCATCGGTCCGCCGCGGACGTTTTCCGCATCGGTCATCGGCCGCAGAGTGGCAACCGCCATTGCTCTGCCAGGGGCAACCGTCACCAGAGGGTCCGCCAAACAACCGAGAAACTACGATAAGCAGTGTGCCACGCCCTGTGCACCGCGGTCTGCGGTGCCCGGCGTCTCGCCTGCACAGAAGGAGCGACATGCCAGTCGTGACAATGCGCCAGATGCTGGATTCCGGCGTCCATTTCGGCCACCAGACCCGTCGTTGGAACCCGAAGATGAAGCGCTTCATCTTCACCGAGCGCAACGGCATCTACATCATCGACCTGCAGCAGTCCCTGTCTTACGTGGACCGCGCCTACGAGTTCATCAAGGAGACCGTCGCTCACGGCGGTTCGATCCTGTTCGTCGGCACTAAGAAGCAGGCTCAGGAAGCCATCGCAGAGCAGGCTACTCGCGTGGGCATGCCCTACGTGAACCACCGCTGGCTCGGAGGTATGCTGACCAACTTCCAGACCGTTTCCAAGCGCGTGAACCGCATGAAGGAACTGGAAGCTATTGACTTCGAGGACGTCGCAGGTTCGCAGTACACCAAGAAGGAATTGCTGTTGCTGCACCGCGAACTGGAGAAGCTGCAGGCTAACCTCGGCGGTATCCGCAACATGACCCGCACGCCTTCGGCCGTGTGGATCGTGGACACCAAGAAGGAGCACCTGGCCGTCGACGAGGCGGAGAAGCTGGGTATCCCGATCGTCGCCATCCTCGACACTAACTGCGACCCGGACGAAGTCACCTACCCGATCCCGGGTAACGATGACGCTATTCGCTCCGTGTCCCTGCTGACCCGCGTGATCGCCGACGCTGTGGCCGATGGCCTCATCGCCCGCAACCAGGGCAAGTCCGGCGGACAGGGCACCACCGAAGAGCCCATGGCTGAGTGGGAGCGCGAGCTCCTCGAGCAGCACAACGAAGCTCAGGCACAGCAGTCCGCTGCTGAAGGCGAGACCGCAGAGGCTGCAGAGCAGTCCGAGCCGGCCGCCGAAGCCGAGAAGTCCGAGTAAGACCTCTACGATCACTGACCAACATCACTGCGGAGACCCCGCGTAACTGAAGGATGTGTTAACAGCAATGGCGAACTACACCGCTGCTGACATTAAGGCACTGCGTGAACGCACCGGTGCCGGCATGATGGACGTCAAGAAGGCTCTGGACGAGGCCAACGGTGATGCCGAGAAGGCCATCGAGATCATTCGCGTGAAGGGCCTCAAGGGCGCCACCAAGCGCGAAGGTCGTTCGGCCGCTGAAGGCCTCATCGCCGCGACCGTCGCCGATGGCGCCGGCGTGATGATCGAGATCAACTGCGAGACCGACTTCGTGGCCAAGGCCGACAAGTTCATCAACCTGGGCAACACCGTGCTCGAGGTCGCCGCCGCCTCCAAGGCTGCCGATGTCGACGCCCTGCTGGCTGCCGAGTACAACGGCCGCACCCTGGGTGACCACGTCACCGAAGAAGGCGCCCTGATGGGCGAGAAGGTCGTCGTGCGCCGCGTGGCTCGTGTGGAAGGCGCCTTCGTGGATGCCTACCTGCACAAGACCTCCAAGGACCTGCCGGCTCAGGTGGGCGTGCTCATGGCTGTGGATTCGGACTCCGCTGAAGCGCAGACCGCGGCTCACGACGTCGCCGTTCACATTGCTGCCATGGCCCCGACCTACCTGTCCCGCGACGAGGTTGCCGAGGACGTTGTGGCCAACGAACGCCGCATCGCCGAGGAGACCGCGCGCGCCGAGGGCAAGCCGGAGCAGGCCATGCAGAAGATCATCGAAGGACGCCTGACCGGCTTCTTCAAGGAGATCGTGCTGGAGGACCAGGGCTTCGCAAAGGACCCGAAGGTCTCCGTGGGCAAGGTCCTCGAGCAGGCCGGAACCAAGGGCGTGAAGTTCGCTCGCTTCCGCGTCGGTAGCTGATCCCAGTAGACTGCACCACAACGTCCGTCGTCGTCCATCGACGATGAACACCTGAAGGAGGGGGTGATCACCACATGGTGGTCACCCCCTTTTTCTCTGCCGAACCACGAATTCGGCGCCACACCCGTCCGCTTCTGCGCACCACCTCGCGCGCGTTCGATGTCTAGGAGACGCCCATGCCGGATCAGCATGCACCGGAAACATCCTCCACCCCGACCATCAATACTCCCGGCGGCCTTCAAGATGGCCCGGACGCCCAACAACGCTACAACTCCACCGCCCCGTCGGGACGCCGTCGGGTACTGCTGAAGCTCTCCGGTGAGGTCTTCGGCGGTGGCAAAGTCGGAATTGACCCAGCAACCGTGCGTTTCGTTGCCGAACAAATTGCCGCCGTGAAAAACACCATCGAGGTGGCGGTCGTCGTCGGTGGTGGCAACTTCTTCCGCGGCGCCGAACTGTCTGAGAACGGCATGGACCGTCGTCGCGCCGACTACATGGGCATGCTCGGCACAGTCATGAACTGCCTGGCCCTCCAGGACTTTTTGCTACAGGCCGGCGTCGACACCCGTGTGCAGTCGGCCATCTCGATGGAGCAGGTTGCGGAGCCTTACATTCCGCTGCGTGCGATTCGCCACATGCAGAAGAATCGCGTGGTCATTTTCGGTGCCGGCACGGGTCTGCCTTACTTCTCTACCGATACGGTGGCCGCGCAGCGCGCCCTAGAAATCGGTGCCGACGAGGTGCTGATGGCCAAGTCCGGGGTGGACGGCGTCTACACCGCAGACCCGAAGAGGGACCCCACGGCCGAGAAATACGACCGGCTCACCTACGACGATGCGCTGCTGAAGAACATCCGCGTCATGGATCTGACCGCCATGACCATGTGCAAGGACAACGACCTGCCGATGATGGTGTTCGGCATGGAAGGCGACGGCAACGTCACTCGAGCGCTGCGCGGTGAGCGCATCGGTACCACCGTCACTGTCTGACGCGGCGGCGAGCGCTGGCCCGCAATGCCCGCGCCGTAGCCTAGGATTGACAACAGACCCATCAACGTCGAAGGAGACATCGTGACCGCAGAGAATCTGGTCGAAGCCGAACAGCAGATGGAACGCACCCTGGAAGCCACGCGAGAAGATTTCGCCGGGGTCCGCACGGGCCGCGCCAACCCGGGGCTGTTCTCCAAGGTCATGGTCGATTACTACGGCACCTACACTCCGCTGCAGCAGCTGGCGTCCTTCACCACTCAGGATGCCCGCACGCTGATGATCGCCCCCTATGACGTCTCGGCGCTGCGCAACATCGAGAAGGCCCTGTCCGACTCCGAGGTCGGCGCTAACCCCTCCAACGACGGGAAAGTCATCCGCGTGGTGATGCCTGAGCTGACCGAGGAGCGCCGCAAGGAATACGTGAAGCTGGTGAAGACCAAGGCCGAGGATCACAAGGTCTCGGTGCGCAACACCCGCCGCAAGACCAAGGAAACCCTCGACAAGCTCGTTAAGGACGGAGAGATTGGCGAGGACGAAGGCGCACGCGCGGAAAAGGAGCTTGACGCTCTGACCCGCCGCTTCACCGACTCTATCGACGAGATGGCAAAGAACAAGGAACAGGAACTGATGGAGGTCTGATCTGTTCGCTTGCGAATAGATCTCTGACCTGGCCATTTGATATGTCAGACCCAGCAGACACCGCGACGTCGTCTCCTCGTGAGGAGACGACGTCGTCGTCACACCCCGAGACCGCATCTGGGCCGGTGATTACCGAGCTTGAAGGGTTTCCGGATCCCGTGCGTGATCCGGACACGGGAATGATCATCCCGCAGTCCCGTAAAGAACGCCGGGCGCTCGAGGCTGCCCAGGCGGCTGCCGCAGCGTCCTCGACCGTAGGGGAACCACCAGTACCACCAGAACAGCTACCGGCCGCAGTGGCGGCCGCGCCGCTGGTGAGCCGGATTCCGGGCACGGGCAGCGGGGCCGCCATTGATCCGCGCGGCGGACGCGCCGCTATCGGCATTGACCTCACGGACGAAGGCGCCCAGGCGGCACTGGACTCACCACTGGAGCTTCCGGCCGCGGAAGAACCGAAGAAATCCCGCGCGGGACGGAACCTTCCCGCCGCGATCATCACCGGCGTGATCCTGCTGGGCACTGCCATTGTAGGTTTGCTTT
It includes:
- a CDS encoding DUF1611 domain-containing protein, with translation MTASLTSSIASLPAPLSAEELLRSASPLNQLSIVRHPVPARVQGSYTTRFAAADLAARPDAFHLLSGNGMRPMTGDVVVARVVEIGNHKRVETMESRKAILFENSIIMLAYGHRYAADQFLAHVPDSLQPCHLVAAGGIAGLVTESHADMEEPTLIEPLGLLADEHGVVNVARSAPLHFDDAAALERLRVSRPKVIAVLGTSMNSGKSTAAACLVNGLTASDRRVAAGKITGTGAGNDPMHYHDAGAQKVLDFTDFGYPTTFKTSMPEVRSLTVNLIDRLADSASGSVDVVIVEIADGVYQEETAALLRDPLFHEVVDQVVFTASDALGAQAGVQALQNVGLSVAAASGVMTSSPLATREAGQVLSGAGVPVINTLELTDPEVATRLLLNEQA
- a CDS encoding phage holin family protein — its product is MANPGTHAAADASAQHSSQRGRVRVTDQTRSSSMLDLTATGLRLVPKQLKDESALAVNHIKSKGMGLGVGIGLAVLGLFLLAIVLIALVVALIGAFADTGNLWFWSLMVAAGALVISLIFIGIGALILKGQMPLVPQETIRGFKHDLGYLAEGNAFDPVEFDRLEAEKAERKKQEKLREKELTKQARKEEKAARKRGEAPTTVASIKPSSEELRHRAELRRRHLGDIRSGLEEKTDVKAQFAAFTAAATGRRREDAGTSPVSPYTGAVRAGEKVGDASDYVKDRWQPIALLGASSTALAVFLKKLTDKK
- a CDS encoding CDP-alcohol phosphatidyltransferase family protein, which gives rise to MKLIGAGTRTDIDYRVSDRWLTAPNIITLVRFCLVPLFVWQTFTGQYLGAFITLAVLFSTDWVDGYVARRFNQISTVGKWLDPLADRISIVVVAITVVITGVAPSWLVLTLLIPDLLLFVLNAVLFLGSPELEVTALGKIRTAMLMAGIPFLLLAQVADMDSTFWHVVAYVFLIPGCLGHWGAAIDYTLRSLRKHRELRAAGINPRERQAWTFKHQQGRPENSIAAETGAS
- a CDS encoding DMT family transporter encodes the protein MIIWAVVAALLGAVCLAVGSERQSSGVRKYAGVTVLRPLDYFKLVRQGRWLVGGLLLLLGIALNVYALATAPLTVVQPIGAVAVVITTVLHARIAALKLNRSTIIAIACCVGGSAGFVALAIVATRENHRPLMDQENLTNWIAIAVIFVFAITAAILRSHPSAFLYIMGAGVLFAFVAVSTRLAILHVLDRDAGGFMGIPWLQLAVLVTAALLGSYFVQRAHQHGPPDLVVAGLTVVDPLVAVVIGIFVLGELQDGVSLFVLAGMVVAAAVASGGVLVLARDHPDVIKRKVEWDQAAQPESPKQTAP
- a CDS encoding glycosyltransferase, whose product is MTDADRAPLKVLIAADTYPPHVNGAATFCHRLATALHARGHEVHVVAPRNESGPNTVEHTDVATVHRVRSVPAPTHEYYRLVSKRGAARAIGRILDEVQLDVVHVQCHYMIGEAAIKQATKRRVRVISTNHFMPENLEPFLPFPQWFLNIVSRSSWRDMGRLMGQTAVVTTPTKLAARTMMENAGLEDVLAVSNGIDSAKYELKPEEKLIKHQQPTVLFVGRLAVEKNIDVLLRALPLTDPDLQVRAEIVGDGEQRDALRSLAEELGITDRVAFRGHVTEAELREAYLCADVFCQPGTAELQSLVSLEAMSASKPVVLADALALPHLVDNGENGYLFTPGDSADLAQKLEAVLGADPAVRQSMGEKSHEKVQQHAESKTIDIFERIYRGASANEIRALN
- a CDS encoding glycosyltransferase family 4 protein, translating into MRLFMDARYTRTDFHDGISRYGASLIEATARRADVTMIIHDEAQLPMLPAGVPWVKVSAPTSAREPMVAQQLNAFSPDVVFSPMQTMGSAGRRFGLILTLHDLIYYQHRTPPRDLPLPVRGLWRLYHLAYWPQRLLLDRADDVVTVSRTTQRLMRHHRLTRRPITVVSNAPQPTAEPREPDRTPEKSLVYMGSFMDYKNVESLIAAMPHLSGYRLHLLSRITANRESELLELADELGVASDALVFHRGTSEEEYRDLLRSCTALVTMSRAEGFGLPLAEAMAEGTPVIVSDLEIFREIGGEAGAAQFIELEEQRQAGEKLAAAVRRWEDPTAFADASRAAVEQASLFTWERSAEELLRVAESVAARRSLRPRRQSN
- a CDS encoding M23 family metallopeptidase is translated as MTAPPLESPRTTFHGTWVIAVTALVLACGTLTAFDAHGHAITSARHAVPATSTAGANWTPPVEGANASSVVREFHGPSTPWGAGHRGIDLSASSEVVAPDGGTVRFVGTVVDRPVLTIEHDNGMLSSFEPVATELSFGDVVRRGQVLGSLSGEQHCEMSCVHWGVRIPDGWTIGSTVRDRYIDPGLLLGWSGPSVLWPLQGSPFR
- the rpsB gene encoding 30S ribosomal protein S2, encoding MPVVTMRQMLDSGVHFGHQTRRWNPKMKRFIFTERNGIYIIDLQQSLSYVDRAYEFIKETVAHGGSILFVGTKKQAQEAIAEQATRVGMPYVNHRWLGGMLTNFQTVSKRVNRMKELEAIDFEDVAGSQYTKKELLLLHRELEKLQANLGGIRNMTRTPSAVWIVDTKKEHLAVDEAEKLGIPIVAILDTNCDPDEVTYPIPGNDDAIRSVSLLTRVIADAVADGLIARNQGKSGGQGTTEEPMAEWERELLEQHNEAQAQQSAAEGETAEAAEQSEPAAEAEKSE